The following proteins are encoded in a genomic region of Falsibacillus pallidus:
- a CDS encoding nuclease-related domain-containing protein, with translation MAQLIKLQDYISRYETDIYRYPTQYIRLKKQHWGKWKQEWEDQKNGDAEFLKLQEFKQMVEGKQGIFDKVKDFFRRDQAEEESEVPFQTEDEVPAFTFHSDHPMTEDELKQDFLNQLLAFQLKWASSTITAKSYIDDKYFDDVKLRFLLQRFPDSFLVLYEPVFLVKNAPVDMDIMVASPTAIWCLTFLEGNQDAVYIGSKEHFWEKRDGKDSSKTLNPLIALSRMEKIIARIFQLHQVEFPIKKAVVFRDGYIDYPNGPYDTALLDKRTFNDWFDQQRNLNSPIKHMQLKAVQALFEHTHTVGFKRQGWNADNNLLIEEEEMD, from the coding sequence ATGGCGCAGCTAATTAAACTTCAAGACTATATTTCCCGATACGAAACTGATATTTATCGTTATCCGACCCAATATATTCGATTGAAGAAGCAGCATTGGGGAAAATGGAAACAGGAATGGGAAGACCAAAAAAATGGGGATGCCGAATTTCTGAAACTCCAAGAATTCAAGCAAATGGTCGAAGGAAAGCAGGGCATTTTTGACAAGGTAAAGGACTTTTTCAGGAGGGACCAAGCAGAGGAAGAGAGCGAAGTCCCTTTTCAGACGGAAGATGAGGTTCCAGCCTTCACGTTTCATTCAGATCATCCAATGACAGAAGATGAGCTGAAACAGGATTTTTTGAATCAGCTCCTTGCCTTTCAATTGAAATGGGCAAGCTCTACCATAACAGCGAAGTCATATATCGATGATAAGTATTTTGACGACGTGAAGCTTCGTTTCTTGCTGCAAAGATTCCCGGATTCGTTCCTTGTCTTATATGAGCCTGTATTCTTAGTGAAAAATGCACCGGTTGATATGGATATCATGGTTGCTTCACCAACCGCCATTTGGTGTTTGACTTTTTTGGAGGGTAATCAGGATGCTGTCTATATAGGTTCCAAAGAGCACTTCTGGGAAAAAAGGGATGGAAAAGATTCCAGTAAGACACTGAATCCACTTATAGCTTTGTCACGTATGGAAAAAATAATTGCCCGTATTTTTCAACTTCATCAAGTAGAGTTTCCTATTAAAAAAGCGGTTGTATTCAGGGACGGCTATATTGATTATCCAAATGGCCCATACGATACGGCTCTCTTGGATAAACGAACATTCAATGATTGGTTTGACCAGCAGAGGAATCTCAATTCTCCAATTAAACATATGCAGTTAAAAGCAGTACAGGCTTTATTTGAGCATACCCATACCGTTGGATTTAAACGGCAAGGATGGAATGCTGACAATAACCTCCTTATCGAAGAGGAGGAAATGGATTGA
- a CDS encoding 2'-5' RNA ligase family protein, which translates to MPEYLNRLQNAVKEAVESAGMELDKKPFNPHITLARKWDGQKLFSSDELRKASEAKVDKPSFSISEIILYQTHLDRIPKYEAVKKWILKETAEGEK; encoded by the coding sequence GTGCCCGAGTATCTTAATAGGCTGCAGAATGCTGTCAAAGAAGCGGTTGAATCAGCAGGTATGGAATTAGATAAGAAGCCATTCAATCCCCACATAACATTGGCCAGAAAATGGGATGGACAAAAATTGTTCAGCAGCGATGAACTTCGAAAAGCTTCCGAAGCAAAAGTTGATAAACCTTCGTTTAGTATTTCCGAAATCATTCTCTATCAGACACATCTTGATCGGATTCCTAAATATGAAGCAGTTAAAAAATGGATTCTTAAGGAGACAGCAGAGGGGGAGAAATAA
- the thpR gene encoding RNA 2',3'-cyclic phosphodiesterase — protein MTKPHYFIAVSLPKEVKQFLKQWCQEIKNPFPFKKWVHWEDYHLTLAFLGEVPERQLLKVKENVAKAIAGYSDLPASLADLGVFGKQDSPRVF, from the coding sequence ATGACAAAACCACATTATTTTATTGCCGTTTCCCTTCCAAAAGAAGTGAAGCAATTTCTGAAACAATGGTGTCAAGAAATCAAAAATCCGTTTCCCTTCAAAAAATGGGTGCATTGGGAGGACTACCATTTAACTCTCGCTTTTCTTGGAGAGGTTCCGGAAAGACAGCTTCTTAAAGTGAAGGAGAATGTTGCTAAAGCCATTGCGGGATACAGTGATCTCCCCGCATCTTTAGCCGATCTTGGTGTTTTTGGAAAGCAGGATTCCCCACGGGTTTTCTGA
- the cysK gene encoding cysteine synthase A encodes MKVVNNIAELIGETPLVKLNRLNPEKGADVYVKLEFYNPSKSVKDRAAFNMIIEAEEKGLLKEGATIIEPTSGNTGIGLAMNAAARGYKAILVMPDTMTQERINLLKAYGAKVVLTPGDEKMPGAIKKAKELCEEIENSYMPMQFENQANPDAHRKTTALEIIEAVEELGKPLSAFVATAGTGGTITGTGEVLKEKYPDIQIHVAEPAGSPVLSGGKPGKHKLVGTSPGFVPDTLNQEVYDKIYQIKDEDAYETARRMAREEGILVGPSSGAACFAAIETAKTMPEGSIVICIACDTGERYLSGDLFNF; translated from the coding sequence ATGAAAGTTGTTAATAACATTGCCGAATTAATCGGTGAAACTCCACTTGTAAAATTAAATAGGCTGAACCCTGAAAAAGGGGCAGATGTATATGTGAAGCTTGAATTTTATAATCCAAGTAAAAGCGTCAAAGACCGTGCAGCATTCAATATGATCATTGAGGCGGAAGAAAAGGGGCTTCTTAAGGAAGGAGCTACGATCATTGAACCGACGAGCGGGAATACTGGAATCGGCCTGGCAATGAATGCTGCTGCCCGCGGATATAAAGCCATCCTCGTTATGCCGGATACGATGACGCAGGAAAGAATCAACCTTTTGAAGGCATACGGTGCTAAAGTAGTATTGACGCCGGGGGACGAAAAAATGCCAGGTGCCATTAAGAAAGCCAAGGAACTTTGCGAAGAAATCGAGAATAGCTACATGCCGATGCAATTCGAAAACCAGGCCAATCCAGATGCACACCGCAAGACCACTGCCCTTGAAATCATCGAAGCTGTGGAAGAACTCGGCAAACCTCTTTCCGCATTTGTGGCAACAGCCGGTACAGGCGGGACAATAACCGGTACAGGAGAAGTATTGAAGGAAAAATATCCGGACATCCAAATCCATGTGGCTGAGCCAGCTGGATCACCAGTCCTTTCAGGAGGCAAACCGGGTAAACATAAATTAGTGGGTACGAGTCCGGGATTCGTTCCAGATACACTGAATCAAGAAGTATACGATAAAATCTATCAAATTAAAGACGAAGATGCTTATGAAACAGCACGAAGAATGGCAAGGGAAGAAGGAATTCTTGTAGGCCCTTCATCAGGCGCTGCCTGCTTTGCGGCCATTGAAACAGCGAAGACCATGCCGGAAGGCTCCATTGTGATCTGCATCGCCTGCGATACAGGGGAACGCTATCTCTCCGGTGATCTGTTCAATTTTTAA
- the dat gene encoding D-amino-acid transaminase yields MEKVIVNGELIERKDAVMDIEDRGYQFGDGIYEVIRVYNGKMYTAEEHLKRLYESAEKIGLKIHYQKDEIKSHAARLIDENMLETGIIYMQFSRGIAPRQHAFPLKDVACSYIAYTREMPRPEASLDKGVKTLLVEDIRWLRCDIKSLNLLGNILAKQKAAESDCYEAIQHRGEIVTEGSSSNVFIVKDGTVMTHPATNLILNGITRQVIQKVCAENAVPFVEKEFTVEQLLAADEVFLGSTTSEVMPIIQVDKTVIGEGVPGSMTRKLQELFSQHIQKECTLLQNT; encoded by the coding sequence ATGGAAAAAGTCATCGTTAATGGGGAACTGATTGAACGCAAAGATGCGGTAATGGATATTGAAGACAGAGGCTATCAATTCGGGGATGGCATTTACGAAGTCATCAGAGTTTACAACGGCAAGATGTATACAGCTGAAGAACATCTGAAGCGTCTCTATGAAAGTGCTGAAAAGATTGGCCTGAAAATCCATTATCAAAAGGATGAAATCAAAAGTCATGCAGCAAGGCTCATCGATGAAAATATGCTTGAAACTGGAATCATTTATATGCAGTTCTCCCGGGGGATTGCCCCGCGGCAGCATGCATTTCCTCTAAAAGATGTGGCATGCTCCTACATCGCTTATACGAGAGAAATGCCAAGGCCAGAGGCTTCGCTTGATAAAGGGGTTAAAACCCTGCTGGTCGAAGATATACGCTGGCTGCGGTGCGATATCAAAAGCTTGAATCTTCTAGGCAACATTTTGGCGAAGCAGAAAGCTGCTGAGTCGGATTGCTACGAAGCAATTCAGCATCGCGGGGAGATTGTGACGGAAGGATCGTCCTCCAATGTATTCATCGTCAAAGATGGAACTGTCATGACACATCCTGCAACCAATCTGATCCTTAACGGAATCACGCGTCAAGTGATCCAGAAGGTGTGTGCAGAAAATGCTGTTCCATTCGTAGAAAAGGAATTTACAGTTGAACAGTTGCTGGCAGCGGACGAAGTGTTTCTTGGAAGCACTACTTCAGAAGTCATGCCGATCATCCAGGTTGATAAAACGGTGATCGGTGAAGGGGTGCCGGGATCGATGACAAGAAAGCTTCAAGAACTGTTCTCTCAGCATATCCAAAAGGAATGCACGCTCCTTCAGAATACTTAA
- the pepV gene encoding dipeptidase PepV, whose protein sequence is MTNINWMEEVEKRKEDLLGDLQKFLQIKSVLDEENRSEDAPFGQGVKEALMYLLELGEKDGFTSKNVDSYGGHLEMGAGDELLGILCHVDVVPEGDGWTFDPYGGEISDGKIYARGAIDDKGPTMAAYYAMKIVKELGLPLSKRVRMIIGTDEESDWRCVEHYFSKEEMPAMGFAPDADFPIIYAEKGIADYDLVWKPSGEAKASFMTVTKFDSGRRYNMVPDFAKAILEVEGDHSDLIQQFDDYIKKWELEGKCYVESGDLILEMKGQSAHGMEPDLGKSAGLHLANFLAGFQMDENAASFIQFIQKTFFQDSRGKAMGFAYSDEITGDLTINVGKLHYEEGKGGRLGLNMRYPVTFDLDEKKEAVWKKLEEQGIAVENFTDSKPHHVEESDPLIQKLKKVYEEQTGEKAELISIGGGTYARSLKSGVAFGPLFPGRPDVAHQKDEYMFLEDLFRATALYAQAIFELAGE, encoded by the coding sequence ATGACAAATATCAATTGGATGGAAGAAGTGGAAAAGCGTAAGGAAGATCTTCTTGGGGATCTGCAGAAATTTCTCCAAATTAAAAGTGTACTCGATGAGGAGAATCGCTCAGAAGATGCACCATTTGGACAAGGGGTGAAAGAAGCCCTGATGTATCTATTGGAACTGGGAGAGAAAGACGGTTTCACAAGCAAAAATGTTGATTCCTATGGAGGCCATCTTGAAATGGGTGCAGGGGATGAACTGTTAGGGATTCTGTGCCATGTTGATGTAGTGCCAGAAGGAGATGGATGGACGTTTGACCCATATGGCGGGGAAATCAGTGATGGAAAGATTTACGCGCGCGGCGCAATCGATGATAAGGGGCCGACTATGGCTGCCTATTATGCCATGAAAATTGTAAAAGAACTTGGGCTTCCTCTCTCAAAAAGAGTAAGGATGATCATTGGGACAGATGAAGAAAGTGATTGGAGATGTGTCGAGCACTATTTCAGCAAAGAAGAAATGCCGGCAATGGGATTTGCTCCGGATGCTGACTTCCCTATCATCTATGCCGAAAAAGGAATAGCAGATTATGATTTAGTGTGGAAGCCGTCAGGAGAAGCCAAAGCATCGTTCATGACTGTTACAAAGTTCGATTCAGGCAGAAGATACAATATGGTTCCTGATTTTGCAAAAGCAATCCTGGAAGTGGAGGGAGACCATTCAGACCTTATACAGCAGTTTGATGACTACATAAAGAAATGGGAGCTTGAAGGGAAATGTTATGTAGAGAGCGGGGACCTGATTCTTGAAATGAAAGGTCAGTCTGCCCATGGAATGGAGCCGGACTTAGGAAAGAGTGCTGGACTTCATCTGGCCAATTTTTTAGCTGGTTTTCAAATGGATGAAAATGCTGCATCTTTCATACAATTTATCCAAAAGACATTTTTCCAGGATTCAAGGGGCAAAGCGATGGGCTTCGCTTACAGTGATGAAATTACAGGGGATCTGACCATCAATGTCGGCAAGCTTCATTATGAAGAAGGTAAAGGCGGACGACTTGGGTTGAATATGCGTTATCCTGTCACATTTGATTTGGATGAAAAGAAGGAAGCAGTATGGAAAAAGCTTGAGGAACAGGGGATAGCAGTCGAAAACTTCACTGATTCCAAACCGCATCATGTGGAAGAAAGCGATCCACTTATTCAAAAGCTGAAGAAAGTCTACGAAGAGCAGACTGGTGAGAAAGCGGAGCTAATCAGCATAGGCGGAGGAACTTACGCCCGTTCCTTGAAATCCGGAGTGGCATTTGGGCCCCTATTTCCGGGTAGACCGGATGTCGCCCATCAGAAAGATGAATACATGTTCCTTGAAGATCTTTTCAGGGCAACTGCATTATACGCACAGGCAATCTTTGAGTTGGCCGGGGAGTAA
- a CDS encoding DeoR family transcriptional regulator — MKPSTNRMLTRIKSVYMFIKDHGTVSTQDLVDEFGITPRTVQRDLNVLEYNNLVESPSRGKWSTTEKRVKMSS; from the coding sequence TTGAAACCTTCAACAAACCGAATGTTAACCCGGATTAAATCAGTGTATATGTTCATTAAAGACCATGGGACTGTATCTACTCAAGATTTAGTAGATGAATTCGGAATTACACCCCGTACCGTTCAAAGAGACTTAAATGTATTAGAATATAATAATCTAGTTGAAAGTCCAAGTCGGGGAAAATGGTCAACCACTGAGAAGCGAGTTAAGATGTCATCGTGA
- a CDS encoding pseudouridine synthase: MRIDKLLANVGYGSRKEVKKLLKTGGIKLNGEVVKDAKMHVNPEEDAVIVNGEEVIYKEFVYFMMNKPPGVVSATEDSRDETVVDILAMEDAARSPFPVGRLDKDTEGLLILTNDGHLSHQLLSPKKHVPKTYFAVIDQEVTEEDVKAFADGVTLDDGYHTKPGILKILKSGITSDIELTITEGKFHQVKRMFESVGKRVMYLKRISMGPLPLDEELELGDYRELTDEEVEMLKSNE; encoded by the coding sequence TTGAGAATAGATAAATTATTAGCTAATGTCGGGTACGGAAGCAGAAAAGAAGTAAAGAAACTCTTGAAGACTGGCGGCATCAAGCTGAACGGGGAAGTAGTCAAGGATGCCAAGATGCATGTGAATCCTGAAGAAGATGCCGTAATAGTGAATGGCGAAGAAGTCATTTATAAAGAGTTTGTTTACTTCATGATGAATAAGCCTCCAGGCGTTGTTTCGGCTACGGAAGACTCCAGGGATGAAACGGTTGTGGATATTTTGGCCATGGAGGATGCGGCCAGGTCCCCGTTTCCAGTAGGGAGGCTCGATAAAGATACAGAAGGTCTTTTAATCTTGACAAATGACGGACATCTTTCACATCAGCTCCTTTCCCCGAAGAAGCATGTTCCTAAAACATATTTTGCTGTCATCGACCAAGAAGTGACAGAAGAGGATGTAAAGGCATTTGCAGATGGGGTTACGCTTGATGACGGCTACCATACAAAGCCGGGCATTTTAAAAATCCTTAAATCAGGCATCACTTCGGATATTGAATTGACCATTACTGAGGGTAAATTCCATCAGGTGAAGAGGATGTTTGAATCTGTCGGCAAAAGAGTCATGTATTTGAAGAGGATATCAATGGGGCCGCTCCCCTTGGATGAAGAACTGGAACTCGGTGATTATCGTGAGTTGACGGATGAAGAAGTAGAAATGCTAAAATCGAATGAATAA
- a CDS encoding putative polysaccharide biosynthesis protein — protein MSSKLIRGTFVLTLGTILSKVLGLFYVIPFYAIINKSGNGESAMQLYQFGYVPYTIFISVATGGVPLAVSKYIAKYNAIEEYAVGRKLFKSGILLMLATGFISFLIMYIFAPYFAEFVMKDASSSKYSVADVSVVIRAVSFALIIIPFMSLIRGFFQGHQSMGPSAVSQVVEQLARIVFLLAGAYVVLYVIKGTIVSAISVATFAAFIGGIASLILLIWYWKKRKPFLDELLEEDKGTLDISVKDMFKEIIVYAIPFVLVGIANPLYQLIDQMTFSRAMFEIGKAKESMDALGTLSFTVHKLVIIPVSLATAFALTLVPLITESYTTNSLKTLKRQLDQTFQVLLFITMPAAIGLSLLAEPVYTVFYSHSGFGTGILANYAPVAILFALYSVTAAIMQGINEQRFTILSLLVGLLVKLALNIPLIKLYQTEGAVYATAIGYAASIIINLVVIKVFANYSFKLAIRRTMLITAMNAVMAVIVILSYKGITHLLNPAVKWQSLVIILICGGIGAVVYGYLGLKSKLADKLFGSRLLRIKQKLRIS, from the coding sequence ATGTCTTCTAAATTAATTCGCGGAACATTTGTATTGACTTTGGGAACGATTTTATCCAAGGTGCTTGGCCTTTTTTATGTTATCCCTTTTTATGCCATCATCAATAAAAGTGGAAATGGCGAGAGCGCAATGCAGCTCTATCAATTCGGATACGTGCCATATACCATATTCATTAGTGTTGCCACAGGCGGTGTACCGCTTGCGGTTTCAAAATACATTGCCAAATATAATGCAATAGAGGAATACGCGGTCGGCAGAAAATTATTTAAATCAGGTATATTGCTCATGCTTGCCACCGGATTCATCTCCTTCTTGATCATGTATATTTTCGCACCGTATTTTGCCGAATTTGTCATGAAGGATGCGAGCAGCAGCAAATATTCTGTTGCAGACGTATCCGTAGTCATTCGCGCCGTAAGCTTTGCACTGATCATCATTCCATTCATGAGTTTGATCAGGGGGTTTTTCCAAGGACACCAATCGATGGGGCCATCAGCTGTTTCTCAGGTTGTGGAACAGCTGGCGAGGATAGTATTCCTTCTCGCAGGTGCATACGTCGTTCTATATGTCATCAAAGGAACGATCGTTTCGGCTATCAGCGTAGCCACATTTGCGGCCTTTATAGGCGGGATCGCCAGTCTGATTCTTCTTATTTGGTACTGGAAGAAAAGGAAGCCATTTTTGGATGAACTATTAGAGGAAGATAAAGGGACGCTCGATATTTCTGTAAAGGATATGTTCAAGGAAATCATCGTCTATGCGATTCCTTTTGTACTTGTTGGAATTGCCAATCCGCTTTATCAGCTTATCGACCAAATGACGTTTTCAAGGGCAATGTTTGAAATCGGCAAGGCTAAAGAAAGTATGGATGCACTCGGAACCTTGAGCTTTACGGTCCATAAGCTTGTCATCATCCCGGTTTCCTTGGCAACTGCCTTCGCATTGACGCTTGTTCCGTTGATAACGGAATCCTATACGACAAACAGTTTAAAAACCTTGAAGAGACAGCTGGATCAAACATTTCAGGTCCTTCTTTTCATTACGATGCCTGCTGCAATCGGATTATCCCTATTGGCAGAGCCGGTCTATACTGTATTCTACAGCCACAGCGGGTTTGGTACAGGGATTTTAGCGAATTACGCCCCGGTTGCAATTCTTTTTGCTTTGTATTCAGTAACGGCTGCCATCATGCAGGGAATAAACGAGCAGAGGTTCACAATTTTGAGTTTGCTCGTCGGGCTGTTAGTGAAGCTTGCATTGAATATCCCTCTGATCAAGCTCTATCAGACAGAGGGGGCTGTTTATGCAACAGCCATAGGATATGCTGCATCCATCATCATTAACCTGGTTGTCATAAAAGTTTTTGCCAACTATTCATTTAAACTGGCGATCAGGAGAACCATGCTGATTACAGCCATGAATGCTGTAATGGCTGTTATTGTCATCCTAAGCTATAAGGGCATCACCCATCTATTAAACCCAGCGGTCAAATGGCAGTCCCTAGTGATTATCCTTATTTGTGGAGGAATCGGGGCGGTTGTCTACGGCTACCTTGGGTTAAAATCGAAACTGGCGGATAAACTGTTCGGAAGCCGCCTCTTGCGCATAAAACAAAAATTGAGGATATCTTAA
- a CDS encoding NAD(P)/FAD-dependent oxidoreductase: MKFDVIIIGGGPSGLMASIAAAEHKAKVLLIDKGNKLGRKLAISGGGRCNVTNRLPIEEIIKHIPGNGRFLYSAFSEFNNEDIIAFFENLGIELKEEDHGRMFPVSNKAQSVVDALLNRMEQLHVVTYTDTSVKDVVYENGRTAGVVLMDGSKISADSVVIAVGGKSVPHTGSTGDGYPWAKKAGHTITDLFPTEVPLTSSEPFIKEKTLQGLSLRSVGVSVLNPKGKALITHQMDMIFTHFGISGPAVLRCSQFVVKAIKKWNLKNVTISLDARPDKNAEELFQEINKQMKEDAKKAVKNSLKGLLPERYLLFLLEKSEIDPNAQSGTISSEKIRTLTELCKQFKFTVNGTLPIEKAFVTGGGISVKEIEPKTMASKIMPGLFFCGEVLDIHGYTGGYNITSALVTGRLAGMNAALQAKK; encoded by the coding sequence ATGAAATTTGATGTAATCATCATCGGCGGCGGACCTTCCGGCTTGATGGCTTCTATTGCTGCAGCCGAACATAAGGCGAAAGTGCTGTTGATTGATAAAGGAAATAAATTAGGACGCAAGCTTGCCATTTCGGGAGGGGGGCGCTGCAATGTCACCAACCGCCTTCCGATTGAAGAAATCATCAAGCATATCCCAGGCAACGGACGTTTTCTATATAGTGCTTTTTCTGAGTTTAACAACGAAGATATCATTGCCTTTTTTGAAAACTTAGGAATCGAATTGAAAGAAGAAGATCACGGCAGGATGTTCCCTGTTTCCAATAAGGCTCAGTCGGTGGTCGATGCTCTTCTCAACAGGATGGAACAGCTTCATGTGGTGACCTATACAGACACATCTGTTAAAGATGTAGTCTATGAAAATGGCCGCACTGCAGGAGTGGTCCTGATGGATGGCAGTAAAATCTCCGCTGATTCGGTTGTCATTGCTGTGGGAGGAAAATCCGTTCCCCATACAGGATCGACCGGCGACGGATATCCTTGGGCAAAAAAAGCCGGCCACACCATCACAGATCTATTCCCTACAGAAGTGCCATTGACTTCAAGCGAGCCATTCATCAAGGAAAAAACGCTTCAGGGACTTTCTTTAAGATCCGTGGGCGTCAGTGTCCTGAATCCTAAAGGCAAAGCGCTCATAACGCATCAAATGGATATGATTTTCACACATTTTGGGATTTCCGGACCTGCTGTTCTCCGCTGCAGCCAATTTGTAGTAAAAGCGATAAAAAAATGGAATTTAAAAAATGTAACGATCAGTCTCGATGCGAGACCAGATAAGAATGCGGAAGAATTATTTCAAGAAATCAATAAACAAATGAAGGAAGATGCAAAGAAAGCGGTCAAAAACAGTTTGAAAGGGCTCCTTCCTGAACGGTATCTTTTATTCCTGCTTGAAAAGAGCGAAATAGATCCGAATGCCCAAAGCGGAACAATTTCCTCAGAAAAAATCAGGACTCTGACAGAGCTGTGCAAACAATTCAAGTTTACAGTCAATGGGACGCTCCCCATTGAAAAAGCGTTCGTGACAGGCGGCGGCATTTCAGTAAAGGAAATCGAACCGAAGACAATGGCTTCCAAGATTATGCCGGGGCTGTTCTTCTGTGGAGAAGTTTTGGACATCCACGGCTACACAGGAGGATATAACATCACTTCCGCCTTGGTGACAGGAAGACTGGCAGGCATGAATGCAGCTTTACAAGCGAAAAAATGA
- a CDS encoding sporulation protein Cse60, with the protein MIQVKVFDCEHEKDLEHDLNHFLKGLDERKIVDIKYHIAAIPEDSDEQIYCFSGMVIYRK; encoded by the coding sequence ATGATACAAGTAAAAGTTTTTGACTGTGAGCACGAAAAGGATTTGGAGCACGATTTGAATCATTTTCTAAAAGGTCTGGATGAGCGGAAAATAGTTGATATCAAATACCATATCGCCGCAATTCCGGAAGATTCAGATGAACAGATTTACTGCTTCAGCGGGATGGTCATTTATCGGAAGTAA
- a CDS encoding rhodanese-like domain-containing protein, which produces MKELQTITTEELKKKVEAGEDVAIVDVREDEEVAEGMIPGAKHIKMGDIPESLDQLDQDTEYVLICRSGRRSENVGMYLMDHGYKVRNMVGGMLEWTGPTEPKK; this is translated from the coding sequence ATGAAAGAATTACAAACGATTACGACTGAAGAGTTAAAAAAGAAGGTTGAAGCAGGGGAAGATGTAGCAATCGTCGATGTCCGTGAAGATGAGGAAGTAGCGGAAGGAATGATTCCAGGAGCAAAGCATATCAAAATGGGTGATATTCCTGAATCATTGGACCAGCTTGATCAAGATACAGAATATGTTTTGATCTGCCGTTCCGGACGCAGAAGCGAAAATGTAGGCATGTACTTGATGGACCACGGATATAAAGTGAGAAATATGGTTGGCGGAATGCTCGAATGGACAGGCCCGACTGAACCGAAAAAATAA
- a CDS encoding MDR family MFS transporter, with amino-acid sequence MNKLTRLKNQFHPIVWVLLAGTVLARGAAFMSLPFLAIYLSKTANISPVLIGITIGMSPLAATIGGFVGGQLSDKFGRKVIMLVSLFGISFVFFGFSLASHPLAFSILNTCSGFLNSFFEPTSQALIADVTEKDKRMKAFSLRYTAINIGASAGPLMGAYFATVQANLTFLITGIIYLIYGVLLWMLMNRFKITSEPAGAKKASFKDSIYVLKDDKALRYFIIGGILIALGYSQIESNLPQHLEHTVKNGIALYSILLSINAVFVILMQLPISTFVEKFAVMKVMMAGAVFLCLGLLGFGFSFNWPTAIASMVALTIGEILIFPSSSVVIDKLAPDHLRGTYFGANQFRKIGQFIGPIFGGYLLKHIGGMDGFYLIALLTFLSVIFYNLGSRSKPIYRTIQVQK; translated from the coding sequence ATGAATAAATTGACTAGACTTAAAAACCAATTCCATCCGATCGTCTGGGTTTTGTTAGCAGGGACAGTCCTGGCAAGAGGCGCCGCTTTTATGTCCCTACCTTTTTTGGCCATCTACCTGTCCAAAACGGCAAACATCAGTCCCGTCCTCATCGGCATAACCATCGGGATGAGCCCGCTTGCTGCCACCATTGGCGGATTTGTCGGCGGCCAGCTATCCGACAAGTTTGGGCGAAAAGTCATCATGCTCGTTTCATTATTCGGGATATCATTTGTATTTTTCGGCTTCAGCTTGGCATCACATCCGCTGGCCTTCAGCATCCTTAATACCTGCAGCGGATTCTTGAATTCTTTTTTTGAGCCGACCTCACAGGCCCTTATTGCCGACGTTACGGAAAAGGATAAGAGGATGAAAGCTTTCTCACTAAGATATACTGCCATTAATATCGGGGCATCTGCCGGTCCTCTCATGGGGGCATATTTTGCAACGGTCCAGGCAAACTTGACGTTTCTCATTACAGGAATAATTTATTTGATTTATGGAGTACTATTATGGATGCTAATGAATCGCTTCAAAATAACATCTGAACCTGCAGGGGCCAAAAAGGCATCATTTAAAGACTCCATCTACGTGCTGAAAGATGACAAGGCCCTCCGCTACTTCATCATCGGCGGTATCTTGATAGCCCTTGGCTACTCGCAGATTGAGTCCAATCTTCCCCAGCATCTGGAACATACAGTCAAAAACGGAATAGCACTCTATTCTATTTTGCTATCCATTAACGCTGTGTTTGTCATTTTAATGCAGCTTCCGATTTCCACTTTCGTTGAAAAATTTGCTGTCATGAAAGTCATGATGGCTGGGGCCGTATTTTTATGTCTTGGGTTATTAGGCTTTGGATTTTCATTCAATTGGCCAACAGCGATAGCTTCCATGGTCGCCCTTACGATCGGGGAAATTCTTATATTCCCTTCCAGCAGCGTCGTCATTGATAAACTCGCACCAGATCATTTAAGGGGCACCTACTTCGGCGCCAACCAATTCAGGAAAATCGGCCAATTCATCGGTCCGATCTTCGGAGGCTACCTCCTGAAGCACATCGGCGGTATGGATGGATTTTACTTGATTGCCCTGCTGACATTTTTGAGTGTCATCTTTTACAACCTTGGATCCCGCAGCAAACCCATCTACCGGACCATCCAAGTGCAGAAGTAA